In Selenomonadales bacterium, the DNA window AACCTCCGTGGTATTGGGCACTTGTTTAATGCAGACGACGATTTCCATGCTTGTCCTCCTTGCGGTGATGGTAAATGTATTTACTTGCTGTCGCGCAAGAGGGCGCTAGACACGACCATGCGCTGCACCTGATTCGTTCCTTCATAGATTTGCGTAATCTTGGCGTTACGCATTAAGCGCTCTACCGGGTACTCGCGGCTGTAGCCATAGCCACCAAAGATTTGCACGGCATCGGTTGTTACGCTCATGGCCGTATCCGAGGCAAACATTTTAGCCATGGCAGCTTCCTTGGCATAGGGGAGGCCCATGTCCTTTAGGTACGCGGCGCGATAGGTTAAGAGCCGGGCGGCTTCAATTTGGGTGGCCATATCTGCTAACATAAAGGCAATAGCTTGGTTGTGGGAAATGGGCTTGCCAAACTGCACCCGTTCCTTGGAGTACTTTACGGCGTGGTCTAAAGCAGCTTGGGCAATGCCAAGCGCTTGCGCGGCCACACCGATGCGCCCGCCGTCAAGCGTGGTCATGGCAATCTTGAAGCCGTCGCCTTCGTTGCCAAGCAGGTTGGCTTTGGGAATGCGACAGTCTTGGAAGATAAGCTCCGTCGTTATCGAAGTGCGGATGCCCATTTTGTGTTCCTTCTTGCCGAAGGTAAATCCGGGAGTATCCTTCTCCACAATAAAGGCAGACATGCCCTTTACGCCCTTGCTCTTATCTGTCATCGCAAAGACGATGTTAATCTCAGCCTCTCCGGCGTTGGTGATAAAAATCTTGCTGCCGTTTAGCACGTAGTGGTCGCCGTCTAAACTCGCGATAGTCTGCTGCGCTGCGGCGTCGGTGCCGGCATTTGGCTCGGTGAGCGCAAACGCGCCCAGTTTAGTCCCCTCGGCGAGCGGAACAAGGAACTTCTTTTTCTGCTCCTCGCTGCCGTACTGGAAGATAGGCCACGCACCCAGCGAAACGTCGGCCGACAGTGTGATGCCAAGGCCGTCATCAACGCGTGACAACTCCTCGACGGCTAGAATGTAGGTAAGCGTGTCGCCGTCTGCTCCGCCGTACTTTTCCGGGAAACAGATGCCGGCTAGCCCGAGCTCCAACAGGGA includes these proteins:
- a CDS encoding acyl-CoA dehydrogenase; the protein is MEFNLSAEQKMLLQMVREFAAKSIAPSVAERDENEHFSRELFDSLLELGLAGICFPEKYGGADGDTLTYILAVEELSRVDDGLGITLSADVSLGAWPIFQYGSEEQKKKFLVPLAEGTKLGAFALTEPNAGTDAAAQQTIASLDGDHYVLNGSKIFITNAGEAEINIVFAMTDKSKGVKGMSAFIVEKDTPGFTFGKKEHKMGIRTSITTELIFQDCRIPKANLLGNEGDGFKIAMTTLDGGRIGVAAQALGIAQAALDHAVKYSKERVQFGKPISHNQAIAFMLADMATQIEAARLLTYRAAYLKDMGLPYAKEAAMAKMFASDTAMSVTTDAVQIFGGYGYSREYPVERLMRNAKITQIYEGTNQVQRMVVSSALLRDSK